One part of the Solanum dulcamara chromosome 3, daSolDulc1.2, whole genome shotgun sequence genome encodes these proteins:
- the LOC129882268 gene encoding uncharacterized protein LOC129882268, protein MLRIGAKLFRAARIGGSALSDFRSSQLPPPRFFSHNNNVNTGFKTNPVTLQMINYALSLARAQKSDESYAQAQLVLEQCHSTQLDESAKGLVLFAMSTLFSERGNFSEAIEKLQKIQDLGLSSLAVRVAASEALAGLYLESYQDDSASATADMCLQLLETIRPGIGGGRSEILEARAIALKGLVELVHGNVESAQSFFEGVQGDKGFFGNVALSFGEFLHCMRNFQMARELYQKTMQDVSERKDFTDSQSLSACNMNLEEILLGATCDLGQLEAHLGNFDDAEEILTAALKKAEECFGNYHPKVGIILTCIALMYRQKAAMERSSSLLIQEGLYRRAIEVLKAPPLEVEGVGAIQTRRDILALARGGYAETLIVQQNRKAEGEKMKQWAETAWTNRRLSLAEALESSESSTKVAIIDTRISRVL, encoded by the exons ATGCTTCGAATCGGAGCTAAGCTCTTTAGAGCTGCAAGAATCGGTGGCTCCGCCTTGTCTGATTTCAGGTCATCACAATTGCCACCCCCAAGATTCTTCTCCCATAACAACAATGTTAATACTGGTTTCAAGACCAACCCAGTTACTCTTCAGATGATCAATTATGCTCTTTCACTTGCCCGTGCTCAAAAATCAG ATGAATCATATGCACAAGCTCAATTGGTACTTGAGCAGTGCCACTCAACTCAGTTGGATGAGAGTGCTAAAGGATTGGTTTTGTTTGCCATGTCTACCTTATTTTCTGAAAG aggGAATTTTAGTGAAGCCATTGAGAAGCTGCagaaaattcaagatttgggcTTGTCATCTTTAGCTGTTAGAG TTGCCGCCTCTGAAGCACTTGCTGGGCTTTATTTAGAATCATATCAA GATGATTCTGCATCAGCAACTGCAGATATGTGcttgcaactgctggaaaccaTAAGGCCAGGAATTGGTGGTGGCAGATCTGAGATTTTGGAAGCTCGTGCAATAGCATTGAAAGGGCTGGTTGAGTTGGTCCATGGTAACGTTGAATCAG CCCAGTCATTCTTTGAAGGAGTTCAAGGTGATAAAGGTTTCTTTG GCAACGTTGCACTATCTTTTGGTGAATTCCTGCATTGTATGCGGAATTTCCAAATGGCGAGGGAGTTATATCAAAAGACAATGCAGGACGTATCAgaaagaaaagattttaccgACTCCCAGTCCTTATCAGCTTGTAACATGAATTTGGAGGAGATTTTGTTAGGAGCTACTTGTGATCTAGGACAGCTTGAGGCTCATTTGGG GAATTTTGATGATGCTGAGGAAATACTAACTGCAGCACTGAAGAAAGCAGAAGAGTGCTTTG GTAATTATCATCCAAAGGTAGGTATCATTTTGACCTGCATAGCTCTCATGTATCGACAGAAAGCAGCCATGGAGCGGTCAAGCTCACTTTTGATTCAAGAG GGACTCTATAGAAGAGCAATTGAAGTGCTCAAAGCTCCACCCTTGGAAGTAGAAG GTGTTGGAGCGATACAGACTAGGAGGGATATACTTGCCCTTGCAAGAG GTGGTTATGCAGAGACGCTGATCGTGCAACAAAACAGAAAAGCAGAAGGTGAAAAAATGAAGCAGTGGGCTGAAACAGCTTGGACAAATCGCAGATTGTCACTCGCGGAGGCACTAGAGTCATCCGAATCATCAACCAAAGTGGCTATCATAGATACTCGAATAAGCCGAGTCCTGTAg
- the LOC129882269 gene encoding light-harvesting complex-like protein OHP1, chloroplastic yields the protein MAALSSSFISTALSANHSQNQYFFLPHNPNLKITKRGSFKLQAAKVPTGVELPKEVPKLSRPLLGFTKTAEIWNSRACMIGLIGTFIVELIFNKGILEMIGVEIGKGLDIPL from the exons ATGGCTGCACTCTCATCTTCCTTCATCTCAACAGCACTCTCTGCAAATCATTCTCAAAATCAGTATTTCTTTCTGCCCCATAATCCCAACTTGAAAATAACCAAAAGGGGTTCCTTCAAGCTTCAGGCTGCAAAGGTTCCAACTGGG GTGGAGTTGCCAAAGGAAGTACCAAAGTTGAGCAGACCCCTTTTGGGTTTTACCAAGACTGCTGAGATATGGAACTCTAGAGCTTGTATGATTGGTCTTATTGGTACATTCATTGTGGAACTG ATTTTCAACAAGGGAATTCTTGAAATGATTGGTGTAGAGATTGGAAAAGGCCTTGATATTCCTCTTTAA